The Fervidobacterium gondwanense DSM 13020 genome has a segment encoding these proteins:
- a CDS encoding carbohydrate ABC transporter permease has protein sequence MRKNSTLKGLMFIMPWLLGFSVFNLYPIIASFYYSLTEYFITTKPKFVGFSNYKSMFSDPLFWKSLTNTLLYVVGLVPLGLVVALGIALLLNIKQLKGVSVFRATIYLPSIVPAFAFSAVVTLFFHPYIGFVNTILSWFGVEGPLWLSSETWVKPTIIIAAQWGVGGAMLIFSAALKDIPSELYEAAQIDGASKFTMFTKITLPLITPTIFYYLVTSTIGNMQIFDLPMLLTGGGPANASMSLGMYIYNQAFKYTNMGYASALSWILFGFIIMLTLLYFGFSKKWVFYIGKN, from the coding sequence ATGAGAAAAAATTCTACTCTGAAAGGTTTAATGTTTATTATGCCCTGGCTTTTAGGGTTTTCGGTATTTAACTTGTATCCTATTATAGCATCTTTTTACTACAGCTTGACCGAGTATTTTATTACAACCAAGCCGAAATTTGTTGGTTTCTCAAATTACAAGTCAATGTTTTCTGATCCTCTTTTTTGGAAGAGCCTTACAAATACGCTTTTGTATGTCGTTGGTTTGGTACCATTGGGATTAGTTGTAGCACTCGGGATAGCTTTGCTACTTAATATAAAGCAACTCAAAGGGGTTTCAGTCTTTAGAGCCACAATCTATTTGCCTTCAATAGTTCCAGCTTTCGCATTTTCTGCTGTTGTAACACTCTTCTTCCATCCGTATATTGGTTTTGTTAACACTATTCTTTCATGGTTCGGTGTAGAAGGACCGCTTTGGTTGAGTAGCGAAACTTGGGTTAAGCCAACTATAATAATCGCTGCGCAATGGGGTGTTGGAGGTGCGATGTTGATCTTTTCTGCAGCTTTGAAGGATATCCCTTCTGAGTTATACGAAGCTGCACAAATTGATGGAGCGTCAAAATTCACTATGTTCACGAAGATAACACTGCCACTCATAACGCCAACGATATTCTATTACCTTGTGACGTCAACTATCGGAAATATGCAAATATTCGATTTACCAATGTTGTTAACTGGCGGTGGACCAGCGAATGCTTCAATGTCGCTTGGTATGTATATCTACAACCAGGCGTTCAAGTACACTAACATGGGATACGCATCAGCACTATCATGGATACTCTTTGGATTCATAATCATGCTTACGTTACTCTATTTTGGATTTTCGAAAAAATGGGTATTTTATATAGGAAAGAACTAA
- a CDS encoding carbohydrate ABC transporter permease encodes MRRGIMNISIAYIGIFLISIIYILPFLWTIGTALKPDSEMLDFPPSFFPDEPTFENFPKALQKFPFGRYFMNSLIITIGNVIGVVFSAPLVAYGFSKIKWPGRDVLFFVMLSTVMIPGAVTMVPTFLIFKNLGWLNTFLPLIVPAFLGGGAMNVFLIKQFFETIPQEMLEAARIDGAGDWMIFRKIMLPLAKPVLALVSLFTFIGSWNNYTGPLIYITSEEKYPLALGMPMFMNRYGTYWNQAMAAAILTFLPTVIFFLFAQKYLIEGIKLSGIKG; translated from the coding sequence ATGAGAAGAGGGATAATGAATATATCAATTGCATACATTGGCATTTTCTTAATATCGATTATTTACATATTGCCATTTTTGTGGACGATAGGAACAGCTTTGAAGCCTGATAGTGAGATGTTAGACTTTCCTCCAAGCTTTTTCCCGGACGAACCAACATTTGAAAACTTTCCAAAAGCCTTGCAGAAATTCCCATTCGGAAGATATTTTATGAATTCTCTCATTATAACCATTGGAAATGTCATAGGTGTTGTATTTAGTGCTCCTCTGGTTGCTTATGGATTTAGTAAAATAAAGTGGCCGGGACGAGATGTCTTGTTTTTTGTAATGTTGAGTACTGTCATGATTCCAGGAGCAGTAACTATGGTGCCAACCTTCTTGATATTCAAAAATTTAGGATGGTTAAATACGTTTCTTCCACTGATTGTTCCAGCTTTTCTCGGAGGAGGTGCAATGAACGTATTTCTTATCAAGCAGTTCTTTGAAACTATACCTCAGGAAATGTTAGAAGCAGCCAGAATTGACGGTGCGGGGGATTGGATGATATTCAGAAAAATCATGTTGCCACTTGCAAAACCGGTGTTGGCTCTGGTTTCACTATTCACTTTTATAGGCAGTTGGAACAATTATACAGGTCCGCTGATCTACATTACGAGTGAAGAGAAGTATCCACTAGCACTTGGAATGCCTATGTTCATGAACAGATACGGCACTTACTGGAATCAAGCCATGGCTGCAGCGATACTTACTTTCTTACCTACTGTGATTTTCTTCCTCTTTGCGCAGAAGTATTTAATCGAGGGTATAAAACTCTCAGGAATCAAAGGGTAG
- a CDS encoding GntR family transcriptional regulator, whose protein sequence is MDPKYREIEKYIEQLILTGKILPGDKLPSENSLAKKFNTTRMTVRKAFDELESIGLITKVQGVGTFVSEINVFAHKRVGLLINNKRIMYGAVNFLSSVGTKMFSLQKGVNEKEEEKALDDLLSKEIDGLIIEPSEYSIRNKLLKELIKSRFPIVFVDRNIPLDDDIPTVMTDNFAGGRLLARHMKKSHRVDSALFVTAEELTISSVEERYKGISKELGYSPHIVRIDRIDGDYSPLVNEVQLRNAKCVFFCNDMLAVRGLFYLVEGGFRIPEDISVTGFDDEYVSSITRPKLTTVKQDLTKIGEVGASVLMSIIKGEKVKSRYLVGVELVVRESCGCPSEE, encoded by the coding sequence TTGGATCCGAAGTATAGAGAGATTGAAAAGTACATAGAACAACTGATTTTAACCGGAAAGATATTACCTGGTGATAAATTGCCTTCAGAAAATTCACTGGCTAAGAAATTTAACACGACAAGAATGACTGTAAGAAAGGCATTTGATGAATTGGAGAGTATAGGATTGATAACAAAGGTGCAAGGCGTTGGAACATTTGTTTCTGAAATAAACGTTTTTGCACATAAGCGTGTAGGACTTCTCATAAACAATAAGAGAATCATGTACGGTGCGGTGAATTTTCTGTCCTCAGTGGGGACAAAAATGTTCTCGTTGCAGAAAGGAGTTAATGAGAAAGAAGAAGAAAAAGCGCTTGATGACCTTTTATCGAAGGAGATAGATGGATTAATTATAGAGCCATCAGAATATTCAATCAGAAACAAGCTACTTAAGGAACTCATTAAGAGCCGTTTTCCAATAGTTTTTGTTGACAGAAACATACCCCTTGATGATGATATCCCAACGGTAATGACTGATAATTTTGCAGGTGGGCGACTTCTTGCGCGTCATATGAAGAAGAGTCATCGTGTAGATAGTGCATTATTTGTGACAGCTGAGGAGTTAACGATATCGAGTGTTGAGGAAAGATACAAAGGAATTTCGAAAGAATTAGGATACAGTCCTCATATAGTGAGAATTGACAGAATTGATGGTGACTATTCCCCACTTGTAAATGAAGTCCAGTTGAGAAATGCTAAGTGTGTATTCTTCTGTAACGATATGCTTGCGGTAAGGGGTTTATTTTATTTAGTTGAAGGTGGATTTAGAATACCAGAAGATATAAGTGTTACAGGGTTTGATGATGAATATGTCTCGAGTATAACGAGACCAAAACTCACAACAGTGAAGCAGGATTTAACTAAAATCGGTGAAGTTGGAGCGTCGGTTTTGATGAGTATTATTAAGGGAGAGAAAGTAAAATCAAGATACCTTGTTGGTGTTGAACTGGTAGTAAGAGAATCTTGTGGTTGTCCATCAGAAGAATGA
- a CDS encoding alpha-mannosidase, whose protein sequence is MRKKDFEIGHLYRLLGELVPYAVVSKRDYEGWKHNESKISLPYKWDERILPAVFVNSFKFTSLEKGYSCYLRAWFGGESLVLVDGQPYGEVNVFHKEVDLTKFCDGKEHILRIETMPRGLFGTKEESVFKNSQLVIYDEEVKQVLNFIKNVIDVTKETDDESLANFLISETNAFLSSVSKPKNTEAFKSSVVENPTILGQVTSTWSHPDFPNDKVIYDLSFKKMLLEKFEEYEKSIKFKGLPLFPKVGNVFVCGHAHIDYAWLWPVEETKRKIVRTFANAVQLAEKYDEFIYSQSSAQMYEDLKSSYPELFEKIRNLVKQGKWEPVGGMWVESDCNVPSVESLIRQFYYGQKFFEKEFGIRSKVAWLPDVFGFSWVLPQILKQSGIEYFVTTKLSWNETNDFPYDLCVWRGIDGSKVVYYSFKNYEEGYNGRISARSLINTFENFRHKDITKDILLSFGYGDGGGGPTEEMCDNYQPLNEIPGIPNVRYSRVEDYMEHLVQDFDLSKLPVWDGELYLELHRGTLTSQARTKRLHKIAETQLRNTEVLNALYLENYQEEIDELWKVLLRNEFHDILPGSSIKEVYEDTERELTHVIESCEKIQQSIVEKNLISTEGYTAFNFSSWQQCMRNDSSVKVEPLSFVHLDRLDDARIIKKEKAIKIMVEGKDYIMENDKLKVRVYPDGSVNIYNKELKKWAFNKSGNLLRIYGDVPPYWENWDIDASSKLSEWKPEVESVEILHTETSGKIKVKYVFDSTTIEQVYVLEPESDELLVETSADWHHRRAVLKALFPTNVLSRYALYDIDGGYIQRSTTDNTSFEQARFEVLGHRWVDISQYDHGVCILNDGKYGHCVKGNTIEMTLLKAGIYPDFCVDEGHHEFKYSIHLHGKQDVIDFYKKADKLNNPVKVYKGNLKEPKLQIRIEPENFKVLSVRKVNKKVYLRVLECTGSSGDVSIDFLTNGLNFKKVSLVNALEDLIGDLNVVDNTVNIPAEPFKFYTISVEL, encoded by the coding sequence GTGAGAAAGAAGGATTTCGAGATAGGCCACTTATACCGTTTACTTGGTGAGCTTGTACCATACGCAGTAGTTTCCAAGAGAGACTATGAAGGTTGGAAGCACAATGAAAGCAAGATATCGTTACCTTACAAATGGGACGAAAGAATTCTGCCAGCTGTTTTTGTCAATTCTTTTAAGTTCACTTCTCTGGAAAAAGGATACAGTTGCTATCTCAGAGCATGGTTTGGTGGTGAGAGTCTTGTATTAGTAGATGGTCAGCCGTATGGGGAGGTTAATGTTTTTCACAAGGAAGTGGATTTGACTAAATTTTGTGATGGAAAGGAACACATTCTCAGAATTGAGACTATGCCAAGAGGATTGTTCGGGACAAAAGAGGAAAGCGTTTTCAAGAATTCTCAACTGGTAATATACGATGAAGAAGTTAAGCAAGTATTGAATTTTATCAAAAACGTAATAGATGTGACTAAGGAAACAGACGATGAATCTCTTGCTAATTTTCTAATTAGTGAAACCAACGCATTCTTGTCTTCGGTCTCCAAGCCCAAGAATACCGAAGCGTTCAAAAGCTCAGTTGTTGAGAATCCCACCATACTCGGCCAAGTGACTTCTACATGGTCTCATCCGGATTTTCCAAACGACAAAGTCATTTACGATTTGTCTTTTAAAAAGATGCTCTTGGAAAAATTCGAAGAATATGAAAAATCGATAAAATTTAAGGGTCTGCCATTATTTCCAAAAGTAGGGAATGTCTTCGTTTGCGGACATGCGCACATCGATTATGCTTGGCTTTGGCCCGTTGAGGAAACAAAGAGAAAAATCGTTCGAACGTTTGCGAATGCTGTTCAGTTGGCTGAGAAATACGATGAATTCATATATTCTCAATCATCAGCCCAGATGTATGAGGATTTGAAGAGTAGCTATCCGGAACTTTTTGAAAAGATTAGAAACCTTGTGAAACAGGGGAAATGGGAACCTGTGGGCGGTATGTGGGTTGAGTCAGACTGCAACGTTCCGAGTGTAGAATCGCTTATCAGGCAATTTTACTATGGGCAAAAGTTTTTCGAAAAGGAATTTGGAATAAGGAGTAAGGTTGCTTGGCTTCCTGATGTATTCGGTTTTTCATGGGTGCTACCTCAGATTTTGAAACAGTCAGGAATTGAGTATTTTGTAACAACGAAACTGAGTTGGAACGAGACGAATGATTTTCCATATGATTTGTGCGTTTGGCGCGGAATTGATGGCTCAAAAGTCGTATATTACAGCTTTAAGAACTACGAGGAAGGTTATAACGGTAGGATAAGTGCTCGGTCGTTAATAAATACTTTTGAAAATTTCAGGCACAAGGATATCACTAAGGATATTCTGTTGTCATTTGGATACGGTGACGGTGGCGGAGGACCTACGGAAGAGATGTGCGATAATTACCAGCCACTGAACGAGATACCTGGAATTCCAAATGTCAGATATTCTCGTGTTGAAGACTATATGGAACATTTGGTACAAGATTTTGACTTGTCAAAATTGCCTGTCTGGGATGGAGAGCTCTATTTGGAACTCCACAGGGGAACGCTTACATCACAAGCAAGGACAAAAAGACTTCACAAGATTGCAGAAACTCAATTGAGAAATACCGAAGTCTTGAATGCGTTGTACTTGGAAAATTATCAGGAAGAAATAGACGAGCTCTGGAAGGTTCTTCTAAGAAACGAATTTCATGACATATTGCCCGGTTCATCGATTAAGGAAGTCTACGAGGACACTGAACGGGAGTTGACTCATGTCATCGAAAGTTGCGAGAAAATTCAGCAAAGTATAGTCGAAAAGAATTTAATCAGTACAGAAGGGTATACAGCGTTTAATTTCTCATCTTGGCAGCAATGCATGAGAAATGATTCATCAGTTAAGGTCGAGCCATTGAGCTTCGTGCATCTTGATAGATTAGATGATGCAAGAATAATTAAGAAGGAAAAAGCTATTAAAATAATGGTAGAAGGAAAAGACTATATAATGGAAAATGATAAACTCAAAGTCCGTGTGTACCCGGACGGAAGTGTGAATATTTACAATAAAGAGCTCAAAAAATGGGCGTTCAACAAGAGCGGGAATTTGTTAAGGATATACGGTGACGTTCCTCCGTACTGGGAAAATTGGGACATAGATGCTTCGAGCAAACTTTCTGAGTGGAAACCTGAAGTGGAGAGTGTTGAAATCCTTCATACTGAGACAAGCGGTAAGATTAAAGTCAAGTACGTATTTGATTCAACAACAATAGAACAGGTATATGTCTTAGAACCGGAAAGCGACGAGTTATTGGTTGAAACGAGTGCTGACTGGCACCACAGAAGAGCGGTGCTTAAAGCATTATTCCCGACTAATGTTCTGAGCAGGTACGCATTGTATGACATTGATGGTGGATACATCCAAAGGAGTACAACTGATAATACATCTTTTGAGCAGGCGCGATTTGAAGTGCTCGGGCACAGGTGGGTTGACATTTCGCAATACGACCACGGTGTGTGTATTCTCAACGACGGCAAGTACGGACATTGCGTTAAAGGAAATACGATTGAAATGACACTTTTGAAAGCAGGTATCTATCCTGATTTTTGCGTTGATGAAGGGCACCACGAGTTCAAATATTCGATCCATCTACATGGAAAACAAGATGTGATTGATTTCTACAAGAAAGCAGATAAGCTTAATAATCCGGTGAAGGTTTATAAAGGCAATTTGAAGGAACCAAAGTTACAGATAAGAATTGAACCTGAGAATTTTAAAGTGCTCTCAGTTAGGAAGGTTAATAAGAAAGTTTATCTAAGAGTTTTAGAATGTACAGGTTCTTCGGGAGATGTTTCGATTGATTTCTTAACGAACGGTTTAAACTTCAAAAAGGTGTCCTTGGTAAACGCACTCGAAGATTTGATAGGAGATTTGAATGTCGTAGATAATACTGTTAATATTCCAGCTGAACCATTTAAGTTTTATACTATAAGTGTGGAGCTGTAA